In the Acidobacteriota bacterium genome, one interval contains:
- the tatC gene encoding twin-arginine translocase subunit TatC has protein sequence MADVPTPRQPATDPPDLPDPAEPSAASPAPPAPPAATETAVAEPPAPPSPPAPADPGAPPPGEPPEPETDEEGGDGDGTGGKMSFLDHLDELRRRLIRSFIALGVGLLICLGFIEPIFDFIMEPLAEVLPEGGRLIYTDATEAFFLRLKMAALAGLVLATPVVMTQFWLFVAPGLYAHEKKFAIPFIALASIFFIGGVVFGHYVLFPVAWGFFASFGAADEYVEFTPRLQPGFALYVRLVLACGVVFQMPTVVFFLARMGVASPKFLLRNFKYAVLVIFIVAAVITPTPDPVTMTFMAGPMLALYLLSIGIAWVFRKRGSDTEEND, from the coding sequence ATGGCTGACGTTCCGACGCCCAGGCAACCCGCAACTGATCCGCCCGATCTGCCCGATCCGGCGGAGCCGTCCGCCGCCTCGCCCGCTCCGCCCGCTCCGCCCGCGGCCACCGAAACGGCCGTCGCCGAACCGCCCGCGCCACCCTCCCCGCCGGCGCCGGCCGATCCCGGCGCGCCGCCGCCGGGAGAGCCGCCGGAGCCGGAAACCGACGAGGAGGGCGGCGACGGCGACGGCACGGGCGGCAAGATGTCGTTCCTCGATCATCTGGACGAGCTGCGCCGCCGCCTGATTCGGTCGTTCATCGCCCTGGGCGTCGGCCTGTTGATCTGCCTCGGCTTCATCGAGCCCATCTTCGACTTCATCATGGAACCGCTCGCCGAGGTGCTTCCGGAAGGCGGAAGACTCATCTACACCGATGCGACGGAGGCGTTCTTCCTTCGCCTGAAGATGGCGGCGCTGGCCGGCCTCGTACTCGCCACGCCCGTCGTGATGACGCAATTCTGGCTGTTCGTCGCCCCGGGGCTTTACGCGCACGAGAAGAAGTTCGCCATTCCCTTCATCGCGCTCGCCTCGATCTTCTTCATCGGGGGCGTGGTCTTTGGCCACTACGTCCTTTTCCCGGTCGCCTGGGGCTTCTTCGCCAGCTTCGGCGCCGCGGACGAGTACGTGGAGTTCACGCCGCGGCTTCAACCGGGCTTCGCGCTGTACGTGCGCCTGGTGCTCGCGTGCGGCGTGGTCTTTCAGATGCCGACGGTGGTGTTCTTTCTCGCCCGGATGGGTGTGGCGTCGCCGAAGTTCCTGCTGCGGAACTTCAAGTACGCGGTCCTGGTGATCTTCATCGTGGCAGCGGTTATCACGCCGACCCCCGACCCGGTAACCATGACCTTCATGGCCGGGCCGATGCTCGCGCTCTACCTGCTGAGCATCGGCATCGCCTGGGTCTTCCGGAAGCGGGGATCGGATACGGAAGAGAACGACTGA
- a CDS encoding OmpA family protein, with translation MTHLRKHYSGQGRFWFRAAAAAAALVLLAGPAAAQEEENTRPAGVTFLGDTGLWFVPTAEVLAAGTVSASAQHATLNREAGFTAIQASGGTFAVGAGGRAEIFASIPLIMRLDRDIRPLFRSGNAGSLDLDYPLATREFSGSAMGDIVVGVKVNLLSERTQAPAAVAFRGWTRLPTGSEASGTSGGAPGGGVGLVVSKAAQNAEVALHGDFQFRGNPDNLTVPNGFRFGAGVGAPIAGPVRVFGELLASAPLGDEITVRSPLMARDRSMSGLSLPATSPLDLVAGVQVQGRGIAFGGGITWALRHASRSMVDQSLPQADRMGVIMRLTYHPGVRVYTPPPPPPPPPEPNRPPTVSVSCDPCEVMVNENVNLRADASDPDGDALTYRWNAPAGQFTGGADRATTTWQAPDNAGPVPVSVTVSDGNGGSASDTANITVNAPPPPQRDWMFEDVHFDFDRYSLRPVALEVLNEVVEAMMEDPNFTIQIEGHTCNIGTNEYNLALGDRRADAVESYLTSRGIDASRLQTITYGEERPAHDNAREETRRLNRRAALVVRLVQ, from the coding sequence GTGACACACCTGCGGAAGCACTATTCAGGTCAAGGGCGTTTCTGGTTCCGTGCGGCAGCCGCGGCTGCCGCACTGGTTCTTCTTGCCGGCCCCGCCGCCGCGCAGGAGGAAGAGAACACGCGGCCCGCGGGCGTCACCTTCCTGGGTGATACGGGTCTCTGGTTCGTTCCGACCGCCGAGGTGCTGGCCGCGGGCACCGTCTCGGCTTCCGCCCAGCACGCGACGTTGAACCGCGAGGCGGGCTTCACCGCCATCCAGGCGAGCGGCGGCACCTTCGCGGTCGGCGCCGGCGGGAGGGCGGAGATCTTCGCGTCGATTCCGCTGATCATGCGCCTGGACCGCGATATCCGTCCTCTCTTTCGGTCCGGGAACGCCGGCAGCCTTGATCTGGACTATCCGTTGGCCACGCGGGAGTTCAGCGGCAGCGCCATGGGCGACATCGTCGTCGGCGTGAAGGTGAACCTGTTGTCGGAGCGGACACAGGCTCCGGCCGCCGTGGCGTTTCGCGGCTGGACGCGGCTGCCGACCGGCAGCGAGGCCTCCGGCACGTCCGGCGGAGCGCCGGGTGGCGGCGTTGGCCTCGTAGTGAGCAAGGCCGCGCAGAACGCCGAAGTCGCGTTGCATGGGGACTTCCAGTTCCGCGGCAACCCCGACAACCTCACCGTCCCGAACGGATTCCGGTTCGGCGCGGGTGTGGGCGCGCCGATCGCCGGACCGGTTCGCGTCTTTGGCGAGCTGCTCGCGTCCGCTCCGCTGGGTGACGAGATCACGGTGCGTTCGCCGCTGATGGCGCGCGACAGAAGCATGAGCGGCCTGTCCCTTCCAGCTACCTCGCCCCTCGACCTTGTCGCCGGAGTGCAGGTGCAGGGGCGCGGCATCGCGTTCGGGGGCGGCATCACCTGGGCGCTGCGCCACGCGTCGCGATCCATGGTTGATCAGTCGCTGCCGCAGGCCGACCGGATGGGCGTGATCATGCGCCTCACCTATCACCCGGGCGTTCGCGTCTACACGCCGCCGCCACCACCGCCGCCGCCGCCGGAGCCGAACCGGCCTCCCACCGTCTCGGTGTCGTGCGACCCGTGTGAAGTGATGGTCAACGAGAACGTCAATTTGCGGGCGGATGCTTCCGACCCGGACGGCGACGCGCTCACCTACCGGTGGAATGCGCCGGCCGGCCAGTTCACCGGCGGCGCCGACCGCGCCACGACAACCTGGCAGGCGCCGGACAACGCCGGGCCGGTCCCGGTCAGCGTGACGGTCAGCGACGGCAACGGCGGCTCCGCCTCCGACACCGCGAACATCACGGTGAACGCGCCGCCGCCGCCGCAGCGCGACTGGATGTTCGAGGACGTCCACTTCGACTTCGACCGGTACTCGCTCCGGCCGGTGGCGCTGGAAGTGTTGAACGAAGTCGTCGAAGCGATGATGGAGGATCCGAACTTCACCATCCAGATCGAAGGCCACACCTGCAACATCGGCACCAACGAGTACAACCTGGCGCTCGGCGACCGGCGAGCCGATGCGGTGGAGTCGTACCTGACCAGCCGCGGCATCGACGCGAGCCGGTTGCAGACGATCACCTACGGTGAAGAGCGGCCGGCCCACGACAACGCGCGTGAAGAGACGCGACGGCTGAATCGGCGCGCCGCCCTCGTGGTTCGCCTCGTGCAGTAG
- a CDS encoding proline--tRNA ligase produces the protein MAPKGQAFVTEITPRSEDFSRWYTDVIRRAELADYSPVKGNMVIRPYGYAIWELLQAALDRRFKATGHVNAYFPLFIPESLLRKEAAHVEGFAPEVAWVTQGGNEPLDERLVVRPTSEAIIGTMYAKWVQSWRDLPILINQWSNAVRWEKVTRLFLRTTEFLWQEGHTAHETAAEAEEEARRMLGVYKEFLETELAMPVMDGRKTESEKFAGAVHTYSVEALMGDGRALQAGTSHNLGQNFAKVFDITFQARDKSVQYVWQTSWGMTTRLIGGVIMTHGDDSGLILPPRIAPHQVVIVPIPRGNWKETVLPSVDRIAAALREEGIRVVVDDREEHKPGWKFSEWEMRGVPLRVEIGPRDVEQSQVVVARRDTREKTSVPMQGIGEHVSDLLETVQAELFSRAAAFREAHTVRTSSRAEFQQLFEGRPGFVVAPWCGDADCEARIKTDTQATIRNLPLEPVKVSGTCVRCRKPGVTDAWFAKAY, from the coding sequence ATGGCGCCAAAGGGACAGGCATTCGTCACCGAGATCACGCCCCGGTCGGAGGATTTCTCCCGCTGGTACACCGACGTGATCCGCCGCGCTGAACTGGCCGACTACTCGCCGGTCAAGGGGAACATGGTGATCCGGCCGTACGGCTACGCCATCTGGGAACTGCTGCAGGCGGCCCTCGACCGTCGCTTCAAGGCGACCGGCCATGTCAACGCGTACTTCCCGCTGTTCATTCCGGAGAGCCTGCTTCGCAAGGAGGCGGCCCACGTGGAGGGGTTCGCCCCGGAAGTGGCGTGGGTAACGCAGGGAGGGAACGAGCCCCTCGACGAGCGCCTGGTCGTCCGTCCCACGTCGGAGGCAATCATCGGCACGATGTACGCGAAGTGGGTGCAGTCGTGGCGCGACCTGCCGATCCTGATCAACCAGTGGTCGAACGCGGTCCGGTGGGAGAAGGTGACGCGCCTGTTCCTGCGGACTACCGAATTCCTGTGGCAGGAGGGACACACCGCGCACGAGACCGCGGCCGAGGCCGAGGAGGAAGCGCGCCGGATGCTGGGTGTCTACAAGGAGTTTCTCGAGACGGAGCTCGCCATGCCGGTGATGGACGGGCGGAAGACGGAAAGCGAGAAGTTCGCCGGCGCCGTGCACACCTACTCGGTCGAGGCGCTGATGGGCGACGGCCGGGCGCTTCAGGCGGGGACGTCGCACAACCTGGGGCAGAACTTCGCCAAGGTGTTCGACATCACGTTTCAGGCGCGCGACAAGTCGGTGCAATACGTCTGGCAGACGTCATGGGGCATGACAACGCGGCTGATAGGCGGCGTCATCATGACCCACGGGGACGACAGCGGGTTGATCCTGCCGCCGCGGATCGCGCCGCACCAGGTAGTCATCGTTCCGATCCCGCGCGGCAACTGGAAGGAGACGGTGCTGCCGTCCGTCGACCGGATAGCCGCCGCACTGCGCGAAGAGGGGATTCGTGTTGTGGTCGACGACCGGGAGGAGCACAAGCCCGGCTGGAAGTTCTCGGAATGGGAAATGCGCGGGGTGCCGCTGCGCGTCGAAATCGGCCCGCGCGACGTCGAGCAGTCGCAGGTGGTGGTGGCTCGCCGCGACACGCGGGAGAAGACCTCAGTGCCGATGCAGGGGATCGGCGAGCACGTTTCCGATCTGCTCGAGACGGTGCAGGCCGAGCTGTTCTCGCGCGCGGCGGCGTTCCGCGAAGCCCACACCGTCCGCACCTCCTCCCGTGCGGAGTTCCAGCAGTTGTTCGAAGGGCGCCCCGGTTTCGTGGTTGCCCCCTGGTGCGGTGACGCGGACTGCGAGGCGCGGATCAAGACCGACACGCAGGCAACGATCCGCAACCTGCCGCTGGAGCCGGTCAAGGTGTCGGGCACCTGTGTCCGGTGCCGGAAACCCGGCGTCACCGACGCCTGGTTCGCGAAGGCCTACTGA
- the aroB gene encoding 3-dehydroquinate synthase — MAGYPNRAMREVVIRVGTASRAYRIRVGAGSVEHLNRWITEAGGDGPRFVVSSPTVWRAHGERISAALPLAGHCLMPDGERAKTVRTVGLIHDALAQAAADRSVTIVAVGGGVVGDVAGFAAATWLRGVRLVHVPTTLLAQVDSSIGGKVGVNHPLGKNLIGAFHQPITVVIDPLLLDTLPRREFRAGLYEVIKYGVIADTRLFRRLERDLDAIVHRHTSAIVPVITASCRVKARVVAKDEREAGLRRILNFGHTAGHAIEAVTRYRRFRHGEAVGYGMLAAADLAVRRASLPEADRAALATLIARLGPLPAIGDLSAQKLVESMRRDKKVIGGRLHVVLPTQLGATEIVNDVTEAQFRRSLQAIGTAA, encoded by the coding sequence ATGGCGGGGTATCCTAACCGCGCCATGCGCGAGGTAGTGATTCGGGTCGGCACGGCGTCACGCGCCTACCGGATTCGCGTCGGTGCGGGTTCGGTGGAACATCTGAACCGCTGGATCACCGAGGCCGGCGGCGACGGCCCGCGGTTCGTCGTCTCGAGTCCAACCGTCTGGCGGGCGCACGGCGAGAGGATCAGCGCCGCCCTCCCCCTCGCCGGACACTGCCTCATGCCGGACGGGGAGCGGGCGAAGACGGTCCGGACGGTCGGGCTCATCCACGATGCGCTGGCGCAGGCGGCCGCCGACCGATCCGTCACCATCGTCGCCGTCGGCGGCGGTGTCGTCGGAGATGTCGCGGGCTTTGCCGCCGCCACCTGGCTTCGCGGCGTCCGCCTCGTGCATGTGCCGACGACATTGCTGGCGCAGGTGGATTCTTCCATCGGCGGCAAGGTGGGAGTCAACCATCCGCTCGGCAAGAACCTCATCGGCGCTTTCCACCAGCCAATCACGGTTGTGATCGACCCGCTGCTGCTCGACACGCTGCCGCGCCGCGAGTTCCGCGCCGGGCTGTACGAGGTGATCAAGTACGGCGTGATCGCCGACACCCGTCTGTTCCGGCGGCTCGAGCGGGACCTCGACGCCATCGTCCACCGCCACACCAGCGCGATCGTCCCGGTCATCACCGCGTCATGCCGAGTGAAGGCCCGGGTGGTCGCCAAGGACGAACGCGAGGCGGGCCTGCGGCGCATCCTGAACTTCGGCCATACGGCAGGGCATGCCATCGAGGCGGTGACGCGGTACCGGCGTTTCCGGCACGGCGAAGCAGTCGGCTACGGCATGCTGGCAGCCGCCGACCTGGCCGTCCGCCGCGCATCGCTCCCGGAGGCGGATCGCGCGGCGCTTGCCACCCTGATCGCGAGACTCGGGCCGTTGCCGGCGATCGGCGATCTCTCGGCGCAGAAGCTGGTCGAATCGATGCGGCGCGACAAGAAGGTCATCGGCGGCCGGCTGCACGTGGTTCTGCCCACCCAGCTCGGAGCGACGGAGATCGTCAACGACGTCACCGAGGCCCAGTTCCGTCGTTCGCTCCAGGCGATTGGAACCGCGGCCTGA
- a CDS encoding prepilin peptidase yields MLPAPLAVPLLVLGGLAAGSFLTVCIRRLPEGGSVITPRSHCPTCGHIVRWRDNVPVISYLVLGGRCRDCGARISAMYPAVEIATPLLFLLQYALAGFGPPLASRLVFTSMLVVLFVTDLRHRLLPDVITIRGAVVGLVAAIWLPPGWIDALIGALGGLLLLLAIRELYWRIRGHEGLAYGDAKMLGLVGAFLGWRLMLVSAVFAFLLGAAVGLALIAAGRAGPRTELPFGSFLAVAAIIAMAVGDRVLAWYLAFY; encoded by the coding sequence GTGCTCCCGGCTCCGCTTGCCGTTCCGCTGCTGGTCCTGGGGGGACTGGCGGCCGGCAGCTTCCTGACCGTCTGCATCCGGCGCCTGCCAGAGGGCGGTTCCGTCATCACGCCGCGCTCGCACTGCCCCACCTGCGGGCACATCGTCCGGTGGCGCGACAACGTTCCGGTCATCAGCTACCTCGTGCTGGGCGGCCGCTGCCGCGACTGTGGAGCCCGAATCAGCGCGATGTACCCCGCCGTGGAGATCGCCACGCCGCTTCTCTTCCTGCTTCAGTACGCGCTCGCCGGTTTCGGGCCGCCGCTGGCGTCGCGTCTGGTCTTTACCAGCATGCTGGTCGTGCTGTTCGTCACCGACCTCCGTCACCGCCTGTTGCCGGACGTGATCACGATTCGCGGCGCCGTCGTCGGCCTCGTTGCGGCGATCTGGCTACCCCCCGGCTGGATCGACGCGTTGATCGGCGCACTCGGCGGCCTGCTGCTGCTGTTGGCGATCCGTGAGCTGTACTGGCGGATCCGGGGGCACGAAGGACTGGCCTACGGCGACGCCAAGATGCTTGGTCTCGTAGGCGCGTTCCTGGGCTGGCGCCTGATGCTGGTCAGCGCGGTGTTCGCGTTCCTTCTCGGCGCCGCGGTCGGTCTGGCGCTGATTGCCGCCGGACGGGCCGGACCACGGACCGAGCTGCCGTTCGGGTCGTTTCTCGCGGTTGCCGCGATCATCGCGATGGCCGTTGGTGATCGCGTCCTCGCCTGGTATCTCGCGTTCTACTGA
- a CDS encoding thioredoxin domain-containing protein, with protein MTGRARTGLLLFAFAGLGASLASTWVHLQILLDPFYVSVCDVNATVSCSQVYESRYGSFLGVPVALGGVIWFTGTLLLAWAGGRAPAESAENVAGYLLTWSTAGLAVAMYLAYASFFLLGMVCLFCVAVYVSVIGVFVLAGSAPATPALKLIGVAAGDLRLLARSPMGRAVAVAFVAGSVGSTLWFNSLSQADAMAALAELPVEDAGAGAPAADPAPPTLSEEDQQSEFERYWSAEPRVEMDLPPASAAAAEGADVVVLKFNDYQCPACANAHRLYGPVFAKYASSDPGRVVQVVLDFPLDPSCNDEAPFGQHDGACAAAVAVRIAAARGEDLRSEMEDWLYNNQPGLTRAAVTEAVADIAGIDQAAYDAAYDETVDAVRADIAVGVALPVEATPTYVVNGVVIGGMLAPRFFDAAIAYELERAAADE; from the coding sequence ATGACCGGACGCGCGCGAACCGGGCTGTTGCTTTTTGCGTTTGCGGGATTGGGGGCGTCGCTGGCTTCCACCTGGGTGCATCTGCAGATCCTCCTCGATCCGTTCTACGTCAGCGTCTGCGATGTCAACGCCACGGTCAGTTGCTCGCAGGTCTACGAGAGCCGGTACGGGAGCTTCCTCGGTGTCCCCGTCGCCCTCGGGGGCGTCATCTGGTTCACCGGCACACTACTGCTCGCCTGGGCGGGCGGACGCGCGCCCGCGGAATCGGCGGAGAACGTGGCGGGCTACCTGCTCACCTGGTCGACGGCCGGACTGGCCGTCGCGATGTACCTCGCCTATGCGTCGTTCTTCCTCCTGGGTATGGTCTGTCTCTTCTGCGTCGCGGTCTACGTCAGCGTGATCGGCGTCTTCGTGCTCGCCGGCAGCGCGCCGGCGACCCCCGCCCTGAAGCTGATCGGGGTGGCGGCGGGTGACCTGCGGCTGCTGGCGCGGAGTCCGATGGGCCGGGCGGTCGCCGTAGCCTTTGTCGCCGGCTCGGTGGGATCGACTCTCTGGTTCAACAGCCTGTCGCAGGCCGATGCCATGGCGGCGCTGGCGGAGCTGCCCGTCGAGGATGCGGGCGCGGGCGCTCCGGCGGCGGATCCGGCCCCACCCACCCTCTCGGAGGAGGACCAGCAGAGCGAGTTCGAACGTTACTGGTCGGCCGAACCGCGGGTGGAGATGGACCTGCCGCCGGCGTCGGCCGCGGCGGCGGAGGGCGCGGACGTCGTCGTGCTGAAATTCAATGACTACCAGTGTCCCGCCTGCGCCAATGCGCACCGGCTGTACGGACCGGTCTTCGCGAAATATGCCTCGTCCGACCCGGGACGGGTGGTGCAGGTGGTTCTCGACTTTCCGCTCGATCCGTCGTGCAACGACGAGGCGCCGTTCGGGCAGCACGACGGCGCCTGTGCGGCGGCGGTTGCTGTCCGCATCGCGGCTGCGCGGGGAGAGGATCTCCGTTCCGAGATGGAAGACTGGCTCTACAACAACCAGCCCGGCCTGACGCGAGCGGCGGTGACGGAGGCGGTTGCGGATATCGCCGGGATCGATCAGGCGGCCTACGACGCCGCGTACGACGAGACCGTCGACGCGGTTCGGGCAGACATCGCGGTGGGCGTGGCGCTGCCGGTGGAAGCGACGCCGACGTACGTCGTCAACGGCGTCGTCATCGGCGGGATGCTGGCCCCTCGCTTCTTCGACGCGGCGATCGCGTACGAGTTGGAGCGCGCCGCGGCCGACGAGTAG
- a CDS encoding prepilin-type N-terminal cleavage/methylation domain-containing protein, translating to MTGKRWRAERTTDRERGFTLIELLIVVAIIGIIAAIAAPGLLRARMAGNEASAIGSLRAINSAQSTYAASCGNGFYAPTLANLATPPTVGGGDGFIGTDLSVDPSVKSGYTVAMTAGAAAVGAPVSCNGAAVVSTYFVGADPNPGGGVRFFGTNQGGTIYQANATVAVTQNGAPAGAVPIQ from the coding sequence ATGACCGGAAAGCGATGGCGTGCTGAACGAACCACGGACCGCGAGCGGGGCTTTACGCTGATCGAGCTGCTGATCGTGGTCGCGATTATCGGCATCATAGCCGCTATCGCGGCTCCGGGACTGCTGCGGGCCCGCATGGCGGGGAACGAGGCGTCCGCAATCGGTTCGCTTCGGGCCATCAACAGCGCGCAGTCGACGTACGCGGCCAGTTGCGGCAATGGCTTCTACGCGCCGACGCTCGCGAATCTGGCAACCCCGCCGACGGTCGGCGGCGGAGACGGTTTCATCGGCACCGACCTGTCAGTCGATCCGTCGGTCAAGAGTGGCTACACGGTCGCGATGACGGCGGGCGCGGCCGCCGTCGGCGCCCCGGTGTCCTGCAACGGCGCGGCGGTCGTCTCCACCTACTTCGTCGGCGCCGATCCCAACCCCGGCGGCGGCGTCCGGTTCTTCGGAACGAATCAGGGCGGGACGATCTACCAGGCGAACGCGACGGTGGCAGTGACGCAGAACGGCGCGCCGGCCGGCGCCGTGCCGATTCAGTAG
- a CDS encoding type II secretion system F family protein: MTLPWPRRRTVSTKNLAIATRQLAVMLGAGVPLAQCLDLLGSEERDPLLAETLLALRDDIESGASFAAALAARPRVFDELYVGMAAAGEAGGVLHTMLGRLADCAEKSVALRGQVRAAMMYPVAVLLIAAVVVGVILWKVIPTFAELFDGLGAVLPLPTRVVIAASDSLPVAAPVLMIVAGGTAWIGRRWYATPRGRRALDGVRLRLPVIGPLLRKLVVARFCRTLATLLGAGVPILDGLTITAGTSGNAVVADAVRATRSAIEQGSSVAAPLRSTGVFPPMVTQMVGVGEATGSLDALLSKVADFYEAEVDRAVAGFTALLEPVLIALLGAIVGGIVIAMYLPVFDLISRLAG; encoded by the coding sequence ATGACGCTCCCGTGGCCGCGGCGGCGGACGGTTTCGACGAAGAATCTGGCTATCGCCACCCGGCAGCTCGCCGTCATGCTGGGCGCCGGTGTGCCGCTAGCGCAGTGCCTGGACCTTCTGGGCTCGGAGGAACGCGATCCGCTCCTGGCCGAGACCCTCCTTGCCCTCCGCGACGACATCGAGAGCGGCGCGTCGTTTGCCGCGGCGCTCGCCGCCCGCCCCCGGGTCTTCGATGAGCTGTACGTCGGCATGGCGGCGGCCGGAGAAGCCGGCGGAGTCCTTCACACCATGCTGGGCCGCCTGGCGGACTGCGCGGAGAAATCGGTTGCCCTCCGCGGGCAGGTGCGCGCAGCGATGATGTACCCGGTCGCGGTCTTGCTGATCGCTGCGGTCGTGGTGGGCGTCATCCTCTGGAAGGTCATTCCGACGTTCGCCGAGCTCTTCGACGGATTGGGTGCGGTCCTGCCGCTCCCCACCCGCGTCGTCATCGCGGCCAGCGATTCACTTCCGGTGGCCGCCCCCGTTCTGATGATCGTCGCCGGCGGAACTGCCTGGATCGGCCGGCGCTGGTACGCCACGCCCCGTGGCCGCCGCGCGCTCGATGGGGTCCGTTTGCGCCTGCCGGTGATCGGTCCGCTCCTCCGCAAACTGGTAGTCGCACGCTTTTGCCGGACGCTCGCGACCCTCCTTGGCGCCGGCGTCCCGATACTGGATGGCCTCACGATCACCGCGGGCACTTCGGGCAACGCGGTGGTTGCGGACGCTGTGAGGGCGACCCGCAGTGCGATAGAGCAGGGCTCGTCGGTAGCCGCGCCGCTCCGGAGCACCGGCGTTTTCCCACCCATGGTGACGCAGATGGTGGGCGTGGGCGAGGCAACGGGATCCCTCGACGCGCTTCTGTCGAAGGTGGCGGACTTCTATGAGGCTGAAGTGGATCGCGCCGTCGCCGGCTTCACCGCACTTCTCGAGCCGGTGCTGATAGCTCTGCTGGGCGCGATTGTCGGCGGCATCGTCATCGCCATGTACCTGCCGGTCTTCGACCTGATCAGCCGCCTGGCGGGCTAG
- a CDS encoding type IV pilus twitching motility protein PilT, producing the protein MPATLTGLLRRAAEQDGSDLHLTAGTPPRIRVRGDLCPQDDLSSLSPDDVKRLIYSGLTQAQRQVFETTSELDYAFGGGSGAEDGPRVRVNVYRQRGHAAGVYRLIPDRIPDFAMLGLPSAVVDLSDRPHGLVLVTGPTGSGKTSTLAAMIDRINRTRPAHVLTIEDPIEYVHPHRRSVVNQREVHADTASFASALRAALREDPDVVLIGEMRDLETSEAALRLAETGHLTLATLHTSSAVQAVSRIIDLYPAHRQNLVRTQLCQVLEGVVCQRLVPAADGGVRVCAAEVLIATPAIRNLIREDRLHQAYSTMQAAGASVGMQTMTQALASHCHRGAITRKTALTQAPNRNELIALLDRALDRGRGRGHPQ; encoded by the coding sequence ATGCCGGCGACACTCACCGGGTTGTTGCGGCGCGCCGCGGAACAGGACGGCTCGGACCTGCACCTGACCGCGGGGACGCCGCCCCGGATCCGGGTGCGGGGCGATCTTTGTCCCCAGGACGACCTGAGCTCCCTGAGTCCCGATGATGTGAAGCGGTTGATCTACAGCGGATTGACCCAGGCGCAGCGGCAAGTGTTCGAGACGACCTCGGAACTCGACTACGCCTTCGGCGGAGGCTCGGGGGCCGAGGACGGCCCGCGGGTTCGCGTGAACGTCTACCGCCAGCGTGGCCACGCGGCGGGTGTCTACCGGCTGATCCCGGATCGGATTCCGGACTTCGCGATGCTCGGCCTTCCTTCGGCGGTCGTGGACCTGTCCGACCGGCCGCATGGCCTCGTGCTGGTGACCGGGCCGACCGGCAGCGGAAAGACGAGCACGCTTGCCGCGATGATCGACCGGATCAACCGGACGCGGCCGGCGCATGTCCTGACGATCGAGGATCCCATCGAGTACGTCCACCCGCACCGCCGATCGGTGGTGAATCAACGCGAAGTGCACGCCGACACGGCCAGCTTCGCGTCGGCCCTGCGCGCCGCTCTCCGCGAGGATCCGGACGTCGTCCTGATCGGCGAGATGCGTGACCTGGAAACATCCGAGGCGGCGCTCCGTCTGGCCGAGACGGGCCACCTCACGCTGGCCACGCTGCACACCAGCTCGGCGGTGCAGGCGGTCAGCCGGATCATCGATCTCTACCCGGCCCACCGGCAGAATCTGGTCCGGACGCAGCTCTGCCAGGTGCTCGAAGGCGTGGTCTGCCAGCGTCTGGTTCCGGCTGCGGACGGCGGCGTGCGCGTCTGCGCGGCGGAGGTGCTGATAGCGACACCGGCGATCAGGAACCTGATTCGGGAAGACCGGCTGCACCAGGCATACTCCACGATGCAGGCGGCCGGCGCGTCGGTCGGCATGCAGACGATGACGCAGGCGCTGGCGTCGCATTGCCACCGAGGCGCGATCACTCGCAAAACGGCGCTGACCCAGGCGCCGAACCGCAACGAACTGATCGCCCTGCTCGATCGGGCGCTCGATCGGGGGCGTGGTCGCGGGCACCCGCAATGA